In one Paraburkholderia azotifigens genomic region, the following are encoded:
- a CDS encoding DUF1924 domain-containing protein: MSKSLLLRPGLYGAVLLVLALTSIATANAATPSELLGSYRTQSGNAEPDPSRGQQFFNASHGHEWRCASCHGAVPTQTGRHAVTGKSIAPLAPAFNPERFTDASKTEKWFRRNCNDVVGRECSATEKADLLAWLLTLKP; the protein is encoded by the coding sequence GTGAGCAAATCGCTTCTTTTGCGGCCGGGTTTGTACGGGGCAGTTCTGCTCGTCCTTGCCCTGACTTCAATCGCGACAGCCAATGCTGCCACGCCATCAGAACTTCTCGGCTCTTACCGTACCCAGTCGGGCAATGCAGAACCGGACCCGTCGCGCGGACAACAGTTCTTCAATGCTTCACATGGCCACGAGTGGCGTTGCGCTTCGTGCCACGGCGCAGTGCCCACCCAGACTGGCAGGCATGCCGTCACAGGAAAGTCGATAGCGCCGCTAGCCCCCGCGTTCAACCCTGAGCGCTTCACCGACGCTTCGAAGACTGAGAAATGGTTCCGCCGCAATTGCAACGACGTCGTCGGACGGGAGTGCAGCGCAACCGAGAAGGCGGATCTGCTCGCCTGGCTTTTGACGCTCAAGCCGTAG
- a CDS encoding cytochrome b/b6 domain-containing protein codes for MNTSSAYRNSSGAGDKTQRRILVWDAPVRLFHWLFAACFAGAWLTAESEHWRLVHVALGYTAGGLVIFRVAWGLVGTKHARFSSFVRGPASVWRYVLGILRGHPQRHVGHNPAGAVVIVAMLALACALTITGWATYNDVGGHLLGEVHEALASFMLALVGVHVAGVIVSSLLHRENLVGAMLSGHKSGHADEGIRRAWRSIAAIVLASVLGFWWWQWQVAPAPMTAVGNAATSHQTDREDAD; via the coding sequence ATGAACACTTCATCCGCATACCGCAATAGCAGCGGTGCAGGCGACAAAACACAACGTCGCATTCTGGTCTGGGATGCGCCCGTGCGGCTCTTCCACTGGCTGTTCGCGGCCTGCTTTGCCGGTGCATGGCTGACCGCGGAAAGCGAGCATTGGCGGCTCGTGCATGTCGCGCTAGGCTACACCGCAGGTGGTCTGGTAATTTTTAGAGTCGCATGGGGGCTGGTTGGAACGAAACATGCCCGTTTTTCCAGCTTCGTTCGGGGCCCGGCCTCCGTGTGGCGCTATGTCCTTGGGATATTGCGCGGCCATCCGCAACGGCATGTCGGACACAACCCGGCCGGCGCGGTTGTCATCGTCGCCATGCTGGCTTTGGCGTGCGCATTGACCATCACCGGTTGGGCGACCTATAACGATGTCGGAGGACACCTGTTGGGTGAAGTGCACGAAGCTTTGGCCAGCTTCATGCTTGCGCTGGTTGGCGTACATGTGGCCGGGGTCATTGTGAGCAGCTTGCTTCATCGGGAGAACCTGGTCGGCGCAATGCTGAGCGGACACAAGTCCGGACACGCCGATGAAGGCATCAGGCGTGCATGGCGAAGCATCGCGGCGATTGTGCTCGCGAGCGTGCTCGGGTTCTGGTGGTGGCAGTGGCAAGTCGCTCCCGCGCCGATGACAGCCGTTGGCAACGCAGCTACTTCGCACCAGACCGACCGCGAAGATGCCGACTGA
- a CDS encoding winged helix-turn-helix domain-containing protein, whose product MRILLVEDDPLLGDGIRAGLRQAGFQVDWVRDGQAAETELRTRSYAAAVLDLGLPLKDGIDVLSSARRAGVTMPVLVLTARDTVPDRVRGLDIGADDYVVKPIDLLELAARLRALVRRAHGQPLEKLEVQDVTLEPAARLVYRNGEPVTVSTREFDLLYVLMLNAGRVMSREQLEQAMYGWGQEVESNAVEVHIHRLRAKLGSELIRTVRGVGYVLMREG is encoded by the coding sequence ATGCGTATCCTGCTCGTCGAAGACGATCCGTTGCTTGGTGATGGAATTCGCGCGGGCCTTCGGCAAGCGGGGTTTCAGGTCGACTGGGTTCGCGACGGCCAGGCTGCCGAAACGGAACTGCGCACCCGGTCCTACGCTGCGGCAGTGCTCGATCTCGGACTTCCGCTCAAGGATGGCATCGACGTGCTATCGTCGGCCCGCCGCGCGGGCGTGACCATGCCCGTACTGGTGCTGACCGCGCGCGACACGGTCCCCGATCGCGTCCGTGGACTCGACATCGGTGCCGACGACTACGTCGTCAAGCCCATTGATCTTCTGGAACTCGCCGCCCGCCTGCGAGCGCTCGTGCGCCGCGCACACGGTCAGCCGCTTGAAAAGCTGGAGGTGCAGGACGTCACACTCGAACCGGCAGCAAGGCTTGTCTACCGGAATGGAGAACCCGTCACCGTCTCCACACGCGAGTTTGATCTGCTGTATGTGCTGATGCTCAATGCGGGCCGTGTGATGTCGCGCGAACAGCTGGAACAGGCCATGTACGGTTGGGGTCAGGAAGTGGAGAGCAACGCAGTTGAAGTGCACATCCATCGCCTGCGCGCGAAGCTCGGCAGCGAGCTGATCAGGACAGTTCGTGGCGTCGGGTACGTACTGATGCGAGAGGGCTGA
- a CDS encoding diheme cytochrome c, producing MLFNRVPRSVEVCAVALVAALTASIAAAESEETSRQVNLLPRYRQECGVCHIAYPPGMLPAASWQRILGNLQHHFGTDASLDADSVRQISTWLAANSAGDAAAHTVPPEDRITRSHWFRQEHAEVSADVWKRPMIKSASNCAACHTRAEQGNFNEHFIRIPQ from the coding sequence ATGCTGTTCAATCGTGTGCCCCGTTCTGTTGAGGTTTGTGCCGTCGCTCTTGTGGCTGCCCTGACGGCCTCGATTGCTGCCGCTGAATCTGAAGAGACATCCCGCCAGGTCAACCTGCTGCCCAGGTATCGGCAGGAATGCGGTGTCTGCCATATCGCCTATCCGCCGGGCATGCTGCCCGCCGCGTCATGGCAGCGCATTCTGGGCAACCTGCAGCACCATTTCGGCACCGATGCGTCACTCGACGCTGACTCCGTCAGGCAGATTTCGACATGGCTCGCCGCAAATTCGGCAGGAGACGCGGCGGCGCACACCGTTCCGCCCGAAGACCGTATTACCCGCTCCCACTGGTTCCGGCAAGAGCATGCTGAAGTGTCTGCCGACGTATGGAAGCGTCCCATGATCAAGAGCGCGTCAAACTGCGCGGCGTGCCATACCCGCGCCGAACAAGGAAACTTCAATGAACACTTCATCCGCATACCGCAATAG
- a CDS encoding ATP-binding protein — translation MILPRSLQGRLLVLVIGGVIAVWLITALFIWRDARSELDELLDSHLAQAAALLIVQQTQSIDDDDEIDTRVPHPYAPKVAFQIFHEGQAVVRSANAPTEPMIPANGEFGQGFATVRIGGDAWRVFSARGTGEDTRVYVGERIDSRTAILLAVLRGTLWPMAAALPLLGLATWWAVRQGVTPLKKLGRSIARRGPDDLAPVVMTQTPAEMSPVLDALNQLFARIQTVWDAERRFTADAAHELRTPIAAIRTQAQVALAEADDALRQHALRATIEGCDRATRLVNQLLVLSRLESGATLALTKVNLSVLAQRVVAELAPMAISKRQSLEFDGERPCHVKGDDVLLAALVRNLVDNAIRYSPPGASVLIRTSTDDGDAVLSVEDSGPGLADADRPRLGERFFRVPGTNESGSGLGWSIVQRIVDLHAATVCVRRSKRLGGLEVEVFWHAGNA, via the coding sequence ATGATCCTGCCACGCTCATTGCAGGGACGCCTGCTGGTCCTGGTGATTGGCGGCGTAATCGCTGTATGGCTGATTACCGCGCTGTTCATCTGGCGTGACGCCCGCAGCGAACTCGACGAGCTGCTCGACAGTCACCTCGCACAGGCAGCAGCGTTGCTGATCGTCCAGCAGACCCAATCGATTGACGACGATGACGAGATCGATACACGGGTACCGCATCCGTATGCACCCAAGGTTGCCTTCCAGATCTTTCATGAGGGGCAGGCAGTCGTGCGTTCGGCCAATGCACCGACTGAGCCCATGATTCCCGCCAATGGCGAGTTCGGGCAGGGTTTCGCAACCGTGCGGATAGGCGGTGACGCGTGGCGCGTATTTTCTGCGCGCGGGACGGGCGAAGATACACGCGTCTATGTCGGTGAGCGTATCGATTCGCGCACCGCAATACTGTTAGCGGTATTACGCGGTACGCTGTGGCCTATGGCTGCCGCCCTGCCCCTTCTTGGACTTGCCACCTGGTGGGCGGTGAGGCAAGGCGTGACGCCACTCAAGAAACTGGGCCGAAGCATTGCCCGGCGTGGCCCGGACGATCTCGCGCCAGTCGTGATGACGCAAACGCCCGCCGAAATGTCCCCGGTACTCGACGCGCTCAATCAACTCTTCGCACGTATCCAGACGGTATGGGACGCGGAGCGCCGCTTCACTGCTGACGCGGCGCACGAGTTGCGCACGCCCATCGCAGCGATTCGAACGCAGGCTCAGGTTGCATTGGCAGAAGCGGACGATGCCCTGCGTCAGCACGCATTGCGCGCGACCATCGAAGGGTGTGACCGCGCAACGCGTCTCGTGAACCAGCTGCTGGTGCTTTCCCGGCTCGAGTCCGGGGCGACCCTCGCACTCACCAAGGTCAATCTGAGCGTGCTTGCACAACGGGTCGTCGCAGAACTGGCACCAATGGCGATCTCGAAGCGGCAGTCGCTGGAATTTGACGGTGAGAGGCCTTGCCACGTCAAGGGCGACGACGTGTTGCTCGCAGCTCTGGTGCGCAACCTCGTGGACAATGCCATCCGTTACAGCCCGCCTGGTGCATCCGTGTTGATCAGAACGTCGACAGATGACGGCGACGCGGTCCTGTCGGTCGAAGACAGCGGTCCAGGACTCGCCGATGCGGATCGCCCGCGACTGGGTGAGCGCTTCTTTCGCGTTCCTGGTACCAACGAAAGTGGCAGCGGGCTTGGCTGGTCGATCGTCCAGCGGATCGTCGACCTTCATGCGGCGACGGTCTGCGTGCGTCGCTCGAAGCGCCTCGGGGGTCTCGAAGTCGAGGTGTTCTGGCATGCTGGCAATGCTTGA
- a CDS encoding amino acid ABC transporter substrate-binding protein, giving the protein MTASHAQTLDKIARTNQIVVSYRESAIPFSYLLTPHKAVGFSVDLTEAIVDDVRKALRRPDLHTVYMPVTGQNRIPLLVDGSIDLECGSTTNTSARGKEVAFSINYFYAGTRLMAKRESHIADYSDLAHKIVVTVGGSTNEKVLRRQLDTQHVDADVVLSKDYADALREVANDRAAALALDDVLLYGLRANASDADTWEVVGKTLQVEPYACMVRKDDPAFKRLVDSTLARLMKSGEFTRLYAKWFDSPIPPRGVNLKMPMGAELKGNLTERSDRPTQ; this is encoded by the coding sequence ATGACAGCCTCACACGCGCAGACACTGGACAAGATTGCCCGAACCAACCAGATCGTCGTTTCCTATAGAGAGTCTGCGATACCGTTCAGCTATCTGCTCACGCCGCACAAGGCCGTTGGCTTTTCGGTGGATTTGACCGAAGCAATTGTTGATGACGTGCGCAAGGCACTCCGAAGGCCGGACCTCCATACCGTTTATATGCCTGTTACCGGGCAGAACCGAATCCCCTTGCTCGTCGACGGCTCAATTGACCTGGAATGTGGATCAACGACGAATACATCGGCCCGTGGCAAAGAAGTTGCGTTTTCAATCAACTACTTCTATGCAGGCACGCGACTGATGGCCAAGCGTGAATCGCACATCGCTGATTACTCTGATCTCGCACACAAGATTGTCGTGACCGTTGGAGGAAGCACCAACGAGAAAGTCTTACGCCGCCAACTCGACACACAGCACGTCGATGCCGATGTGGTGCTGAGCAAAGATTACGCCGATGCGCTGCGGGAGGTTGCGAACGACAGGGCAGCAGCACTGGCACTCGACGACGTTTTGCTCTACGGGCTACGTGCGAACGCGAGCGATGCAGATACGTGGGAAGTCGTCGGCAAGACGCTGCAGGTCGAGCCGTACGCGTGTATGGTCCGAAAAGATGATCCGGCGTTCAAGCGGCTCGTCGATAGTACGCTGGCAAGGCTGATGAAGAGCGGCGAGTTCACGCGCCTCTACGCAAAGTGGTTCGACTCGCCGATTCCACCGCGCGGCGTAAATCTCAAGATGCCGATGGGCGCAGAGTTGAAGGGGAACCTGACCGAACGCAGCGATCGCCCCACACAATGA